The sequence below is a genomic window from Aureispira sp. CCB-E.
AATGAGATTTTTAATCCTCAAAATATAAAATTCCCCTACTTTGAGATATTTGAAGTTGATTTTACATCAAAAAAAAGTCTTCAACTTGTTAATTCTTGGATAAAACAAAAAACAAACAAACTAATAAAAAATATTCCTCCCCCCGATTCTATTACTCAGATAAACTCTATTTTTCTCTCTACTCTTTATTTTAAAAGCCTTTGGATTAATAAATTTGATTCCCCTAGCTATCCAGAGGTATTCTACTTAGCCAATGGTCAAAAAATTAACGTAGGTTATCTCTCCAAACAGAGCAAAGAACCTATTTCTTTTTTTCAAGAAAAAAGCTTTCAAGCTATCGCTTTACCATATAAAGAAAACAATATTCAATTGGAAGTGTATTTACCTAATAAAGAAGTTAGCTTTGAGCACTTTATCTCAAAGTTAGGCAACCTAAATTTAATACGAGTAAATTCTAAATTTAAAAAAATATCGAACTACTTACTATCAATCCCTAAATTTGAAGTATCCTCAACAATAGATTTGAATCCAATTTTAGAAAAAAATGGTCTCAGTGATTTATTTGAGTTTAAGAGGGAATCGTATTTCGATAGAAAAAGCATAATAAAGCAAGAAATTGTTGCAAAAGTTAATGAGAAAGGAACAGAAGCTGCCGCGATTACTCACCTTATGGACATAGGAAATCTACCAATATTTGAAGTAGAGTTTATTGCAAATAGACCTTTCCTTTTTTTAATAAGGGAAAACAATAGCAATGCTATATTATTTTTAGGAGCTATTACCAACCCCAAGGAGTTTAAAGCAACGGATAATTTGTGGAAGAAAATAAAGCGTTTTTTTAGATAGTTTTTTGTATTATTATAAATACAAAAAGTTAATATATGAAGTTCCTCAAGCTTCATAAAAACGCAACTACACACAGACTTCTCTAAGTCAAACTATTAATAATCATCGAATAATGAAATTATCAAAATTAATTGTACTCATCTTCTTAATCGGTTGTTCGCACCCTATCGATAAGCAACCAAAAGTCAATTTGGATTATCAGGATCAATCAAATTTACCTCAAATCAGTATTTTGGGAACCTTTCATTTTTCGAATACAACGGATTATTCTGCAATTATAATTGATAGCCTTGATTCTAGAAAAAGGCAACAAGAAATAGAAGATATCGTGTCGCGTTTGATTAAATTTAAACCTACAAAAGTTTTGGTAGAAAGAGAGCCTACTTATGCGGATACGCTTAATCAAAGATTGGCAGCCTTTAAGGCTGAAAAATATACCTTACCCAGCAATGAATTGTATCAAATAGGTTTTAGAATTGCTCGACAACTTGATCACTCTCATATTTATGGAATCGATTACAAATTAGATCTAGGAGACGAAGAACTTGTTGACTATTTGTCAAGAGAACAGCTTATCGATCAATTTCAGTCTATAATAAACAGTGCTCAAAGTTGGGCAAATACTCATTCAGAATATCTAAAAAAACATACAATTGGTGAAACTCTTATACTCTTAAACAACAAAGATTCAGAGATATTCAATAAAGCTCTTTATTTAGACAACATCCTTAATATAACAGAATTAGGGAATTCTCCAGCTTCTGATTATGTAGCGAATTGGTGGAAACGAAATATTTATATTAAGAAGAATATTGATGATTTAATCTCTGAGACAGATAGAGTTTTAGTTATAATTGGAGCAGGACATAGTTCTTTACTAAAAGAGTTTTATAAAAATAGTCTCAAAGTACAATACATTGACATCAATAAATATTTAGATACTCCTAGCGATTAATAAACCATCAATACCCAAGCCTTGAAAGAACTAATAGAAATAATTGACTCAATTACTGTATGGGGCTGCTCTCCCATCAAAAATGTAAACAACAAGGAAAAGAAGCTTGAAAATGCGCTTATCTTTTTATGGAATAAATTTGCAAAAACAGATGATGTCTTTGACAAAAAAGAATACCCTACTTTGCAAAGGGCTAATTACCATAAAATTCGAGAACATGTATCCATGAATTTCCCTCAATTTGGGTATTATCATATTCA
It includes:
- a CDS encoding serpin family protein, whose product is MKIRDEILEDLLLLDSDDSILSNKACSPLSFLIFLDIIACYCNSDLEEKINAILKDFDYSREVFLEVIQNLKSTETKLNYAASFWHNEIFNPQNIKFPYFEIFEVDFTSKKSLQLVNSWIKQKTNKLIKNIPPPDSITQINSIFLSTLYFKSLWINKFDSPSYPEVFYLANGQKINVGYLSKQSKEPISFFQEKSFQAIALPYKENNIQLEVYLPNKEVSFEHFISKLGNLNLIRVNSKFKKISNYLLSIPKFEVSSTIDLNPILEKNGLSDLFEFKRESYFDRKSIIKQEIVAKVNEKGTEAAAITHLMDIGNLPIFEVEFIANRPFLFLIRENNSNAILFLGAITNPKEFKATDNLWKKIKRFFR
- a CDS encoding DUF5694 domain-containing protein yields the protein MKLSKLIVLIFLIGCSHPIDKQPKVNLDYQDQSNLPQISILGTFHFSNTTDYSAIIIDSLDSRKRQQEIEDIVSRLIKFKPTKVLVEREPTYADTLNQRLAAFKAEKYTLPSNELYQIGFRIARQLDHSHIYGIDYKLDLGDEELVDYLSREQLIDQFQSIINSAQSWANTHSEYLKKHTIGETLILLNNKDSEIFNKALYLDNILNITELGNSPASDYVANWWKRNIYIKKNIDDLISETDRVLVIIGAGHSSLLKEFYKNSLKVQYIDINKYLDTPSD